In Pectinophora gossypiella chromosome 5, ilPecGoss1.1, whole genome shotgun sequence, a genomic segment contains:
- the LOC126366712 gene encoding uncharacterized protein LOC126366712 isoform X2, producing MELCKYLFIFSTYLFYFVVGYRRNVDHKMIIGEKTGHNEPNALDADEKKGDNQNFNYEALHKFGLGRKIIEDYRNLNPSLRFGYEHPDPLPRQEGPKEPYKGGPFHTIRQGRRKKGDIKVYSKTFDYAANLERGQHIFYESLTHCPITFLKAETDEGIPILLRGGVGYPHLSVIVKAHLGKTLKGRLVAYCQQPPVEMGYHF from the exons ATGGaactatgtaaatatttatttattttttctacataCCTTTTCTATTTCGTTGTTGGTTATAGGAGGAATGttgatcataaaatgattattgGTGAGAAAACTGGACATAATGAACCTAATGCACTTGATGCTGATGAAAAAAAGGGAGACaatcaaaattttaattatgaagctTTACACAAGTTTGGACTTGGAAgaaaaattat AGAGGACTACCGAAATCTGAACCCCAGTCTTCGGTTCGGTTACGAACATCCGGATCCACTACCGCGTCAGGAGGGCCCCAAGGAACCTTACAAAGGAGGTCCCTTCCATACAATTCGTCAGGGCAGGCGAAAAAAAGGAGACATCAAGGTCTATAGCAAGACGTTCGATTACGCCGCCAATTTAGAACGTGGCCAACATATCTTCTATGAATCACTTACGCATTGCCCT ATAACCTTTTTAAAAGCGGAAACCGATGAAGGTATTCCAATACTTCTCAGAGGAGGAGTAGGGTATCCTCATTTGTCTGTTATAGTCAAGGCTCATTTAGGTAAAACGCTAAAAGGGCGTCTGGTGGCTTATTGTCAGCAACCACCGGTTGAGATGGGctatcatttttaa
- the LOC126366712 gene encoding uncharacterized protein LOC126366712 isoform X3 → MRDVRRNVDHKMIIGEKTGHNEPNALDADEKKGDNQNFNYEALHKFGLGRKIIEDYRNLNPSLRFGYEHPDPLPRQEGPKEPYKGGPFHTIRQGRRKKGDIKVYSKTFDYAANLERGQHIFYESLTHCPITFLKAETDEGIPILLRGGVGYPHLSVIVKAHLGKTLKGRLVAYCQQPPVEMGYHF, encoded by the exons ATGCGAGACGTGAG GAGGAATGttgatcataaaatgattattgGTGAGAAAACTGGACATAATGAACCTAATGCACTTGATGCTGATGAAAAAAAGGGAGACaatcaaaattttaattatgaagctTTACACAAGTTTGGACTTGGAAgaaaaattat AGAGGACTACCGAAATCTGAACCCCAGTCTTCGGTTCGGTTACGAACATCCGGATCCACTACCGCGTCAGGAGGGCCCCAAGGAACCTTACAAAGGAGGTCCCTTCCATACAATTCGTCAGGGCAGGCGAAAAAAAGGAGACATCAAGGTCTATAGCAAGACGTTCGATTACGCCGCCAATTTAGAACGTGGCCAACATATCTTCTATGAATCACTTACGCATTGCCCT ATAACCTTTTTAAAAGCGGAAACCGATGAAGGTATTCCAATACTTCTCAGAGGAGGAGTAGGGTATCCTCATTTGTCTGTTATAGTCAAGGCTCATTTAGGTAAAACGCTAAAAGGGCGTCTGGTGGCTTATTGTCAGCAACCACCGGTTGAGATGGGctatcatttttaa
- the LOC126366712 gene encoding uncharacterized protein LOC126366712 isoform X4 codes for MRNVDHKMIIGEKTGHNEPNALDADEKKGDNQNFNYEALHKFGLGRKIIEDYRNLNPSLRFGYEHPDPLPRQEGPKEPYKGGPFHTIRQGRRKKGDIKVYSKTFDYAANLERGQHIFYESLTHCPITFLKAETDEGIPILLRGGVGYPHLSVIVKAHLGKTLKGRLVAYCQQPPVEMGYHF; via the exons at GAGGAATGttgatcataaaatgattattgGTGAGAAAACTGGACATAATGAACCTAATGCACTTGATGCTGATGAAAAAAAGGGAGACaatcaaaattttaattatgaagctTTACACAAGTTTGGACTTGGAAgaaaaattat AGAGGACTACCGAAATCTGAACCCCAGTCTTCGGTTCGGTTACGAACATCCGGATCCACTACCGCGTCAGGAGGGCCCCAAGGAACCTTACAAAGGAGGTCCCTTCCATACAATTCGTCAGGGCAGGCGAAAAAAAGGAGACATCAAGGTCTATAGCAAGACGTTCGATTACGCCGCCAATTTAGAACGTGGCCAACATATCTTCTATGAATCACTTACGCATTGCCCT ATAACCTTTTTAAAAGCGGAAACCGATGAAGGTATTCCAATACTTCTCAGAGGAGGAGTAGGGTATCCTCATTTGTCTGTTATAGTCAAGGCTCATTTAGGTAAAACGCTAAAAGGGCGTCTGGTGGCTTATTGTCAGCAACCACCGGTTGAGATGGGctatcatttttaa
- the LOC126366712 gene encoding uncharacterized protein LOC126366712 isoform X1 — translation MRDVRQRKQMELCKYLFIFSTYLFYFVVGYRRNVDHKMIIGEKTGHNEPNALDADEKKGDNQNFNYEALHKFGLGRKIIEDYRNLNPSLRFGYEHPDPLPRQEGPKEPYKGGPFHTIRQGRRKKGDIKVYSKTFDYAANLERGQHIFYESLTHCPITFLKAETDEGIPILLRGGVGYPHLSVIVKAHLGKTLKGRLVAYCQQPPVEMGYHF, via the exons ATGCGAGACGTGAG ACAGAGAAAACAAATGGaactatgtaaatatttatttattttttctacataCCTTTTCTATTTCGTTGTTGGTTATAGGAGGAATGttgatcataaaatgattattgGTGAGAAAACTGGACATAATGAACCTAATGCACTTGATGCTGATGAAAAAAAGGGAGACaatcaaaattttaattatgaagctTTACACAAGTTTGGACTTGGAAgaaaaattat AGAGGACTACCGAAATCTGAACCCCAGTCTTCGGTTCGGTTACGAACATCCGGATCCACTACCGCGTCAGGAGGGCCCCAAGGAACCTTACAAAGGAGGTCCCTTCCATACAATTCGTCAGGGCAGGCGAAAAAAAGGAGACATCAAGGTCTATAGCAAGACGTTCGATTACGCCGCCAATTTAGAACGTGGCCAACATATCTTCTATGAATCACTTACGCATTGCCCT ATAACCTTTTTAAAAGCGGAAACCGATGAAGGTATTCCAATACTTCTCAGAGGAGGAGTAGGGTATCCTCATTTGTCTGTTATAGTCAAGGCTCATTTAGGTAAAACGCTAAAAGGGCGTCTGGTGGCTTATTGTCAGCAACCACCGGTTGAGATGGGctatcatttttaa